The Vitis riparia cultivar Riparia Gloire de Montpellier isolate 1030 chromosome 3, EGFV_Vit.rip_1.0, whole genome shotgun sequence genome includes a region encoding these proteins:
- the LOC117911312 gene encoding cysteine protease RD19A, protein MARSFSLLFFLLFSLFFVALTSSELHSGGSDDDIIIRQVVPELGDVEGSEGGEEENLLTADHHHFSIFKRRFGKSYASQEEHDYRFKVFKANLRRARRHQQLDPSATHGVTQFSDLTPAEFRGTYLGLRPLKLPHDAQKAPILPTNDLPEDFDWRDHGAVTAVKNQGSCGSCWSFSTTGALEGANFLATGNLVSLSEQQLVECDHECDPEEMGSCDSGCNGGLMNTAFEYTLKAGGLMKEEDYPYTGTDRGSCKFDKTKIAASVSNFSVISLDEDQIAANLVKNGPLAVAINAVFMQTYVGGVSCPYICSKRLDHGVLLVGYGSAGYAPIRMKDKPYWIIKNSWGENWGENGFYKICRGRNVCGVDSMVSTVAAVHTTSN, encoded by the exons ctcttctttctcctcttcTCTCTGTTCTTCGTCGCTTTGACTTCATCGGAGCTTCACTCCGGCGGATCCGATGACGATATCATCATCCGACAGGTAGTGCCGGAGCTCGGCGACGTTGAGGGCAGCGAGGGCGGCGAGGAGGAGAATCTTTTGACCGCCGATCACCATCATTTCTCGATCTTCAAGAGGAGGTTTGGGAAATCGTACGCCTCGCAGGAGGAGCACGATTACAGGTTCAAGGTCTTCAAGGCAAACCTGCGCCGGGCGCGGAGGCACCAGCAGCTCGATCCATCGGCGACTCACGGCGTGACTCAGTTCTCTGATTTGACGCCTGCGGAGTTTCGCGGGACTTACTTAGGGTTGAGGCCTCTCAAGCTTCCTCATGATGCTCAAAAGGCTCCGATCCTTCCAACCAATGATCTTCCAGAGGATTTTGATTGGAGAGATCATGGTGCAGTTACAGCTGTCAAAAATCAG GGTTCGTGTGGGTCTTGCTGGTCTTTCAGTACTACTGGAGCGCTGGAAGGTGCTAACTTCCTTGCAACTGGGAACCTTGTTAGCCTTAGCGAGCAACAGCTTGTGGAGTGTGATCACGAG TGTGATCCAGAGGAAATGGGTTCATGTGACTCTGGATGCAATGGTGGGCTGATGAACACTGCTTTTGAGTACACACTCAAAGCTGGTGGTCTCATGAAAGAGGAGGACTATCCTTATACTGGCACTGATCGTGGGAGCTGCAAATTTGACAAGACCAAAATTGCAGCATCAGTTTCCAACTTCAGTGTTATCTCCCTTGATGAAGATCAGATTGCTGCCAATCTTGTGAAAAATGGTCCACTTGCAg TGGCCATCAATGCAGTGTTCATGCAGACATATGTTGGGGGAGTGTCATGCCCGTACATATGCTCAAAGAGGTTGGACCATGGAGTGTTACTGGTGGGGTATGGTTCAGCAGGCTATGCTCCCATCCGGATGAAGGACAAGCCTTACTGGATTATAAAGAACTCATGGGGTGAGAACTGGGGAGAGAATGGATTCTACAAAATCTGCAGGGGTCGCAATGTGTGTGGTGTGGACTCCATGGTCTCAACCGTGGCTGCTGTGCATACCACCTCAAATTAG